The Zootoca vivipara chromosome 4, rZooViv1.1, whole genome shotgun sequence genome has a segment encoding these proteins:
- the ARFIP2 gene encoding arfaptin-2 isoform X1 gives MTDGLMSKAATMEIPIHGNGDSRRLAEDDGLEQDLQQVMVSGPNLNETSIVSGGYGGTAEGIIPTSAIKGSLVPSHPPRRPLISPSPSAASRIASQAVAASGSNLHQPHSSPALAGEEATRGIAVEKFDVVKKWGINTYKCTKQLLSERFGRGSRTVDLELETQIELLRDTKRKYESVLGLARALTHHFYSLVQTQHALADAFSDLSQKSPELQEEFGYNAETQKLLCKNGETLLGAVNFFVSSINTLVNKTMEDTLMTVKQYETARLEYDAYRTDLEELNLGPRDATTLCRLDAAQAHFQAHRAKYEKLRADVAVKLKFLEENKVKVMHKQLLLFHNAISAYFAGNQQQLEQTLKQFNIKLKSPGAEKPSWLEEP, from the exons ATGACCGACGGGCTGATGAGCAAAGCAGCCACCATGGAGATCCCAATCCATGGCAACGGAGACTCCCGGCGTCTGGCTGAGGACGATGGTCTGGAGCAG GACCTCCAGCAGGTGATGGTGTCGGGGCCCAACCTGAATGAGACCAGCATTGTTTCCGGGGGCTACGGGGGCACCGCCGAAGGCATCATCCCCACCAGCGCCATCAAAG GCTCTCTCGTTCCATCTCACCCACCCCGAAGACCGCTCATCTCCCCCAGCCCGTCGGCTGCCAGCCGGATTGCCAGCCAGGCAGTTGCTGCCTCAG GTTCCAATTTGCACCAGCCGCACTCCAGCCCGGCCCTGGCAGGCGAGGAGGCCACACGGGGCATCGCGGTCGAGAAGTTTGATGTTGTCAAGAAGTGGGGCATCAACACCTACAAG tGCACCAAGCAGCTGCTCTCGGAGCGCTTTGGGAGGGGCTCGCGGACCGTCGACCTGGAGCTGGAGACCCAGATTGAGCTCCTGCGGGACACCAAGCGCAAGTACGAGAGCGTCCTGGGCCTGGCCAGAGCCCTCACCCACCACTTCTACAGCCTGGTGCAGACGCAGCACGCCCTGGCCGATGCCTTCTCCGACCTCAGCCAGAAGTCCCCCGAGCTGCAG gaGGAGTTTGGCTACAACGCAGAGACCCAGAAGCTGCTGTGCAAGAATGGGGAGACCCTCCTGGGGGCTGTCAACTTCTTCGTCTCCAGCATCAACACGCTGGTCAACAAAACCATGGAAGACACTCTCATGACCGTCAAGCAGTATGAGACGGCCAG gCTGGAGTACGATGCCTACCGCACGGACCTGGAGGAGCTGAACTTGGGCCCTCGGGATGCCACCACCCTCTGCCGCCTGGATGCTGCCCAGGCCCACTTCCAGGCCCACCGCGCCAAGTACGAGAAGCTGCGGGCAGATGTGGCCGTCAAGCTGAAGTTCTTGGAGGAGAacaag GTGAAGGTGATGCACAAGCAGCTCCTGCTCTTCCACAACGCCATCTCGGCCTACTTTGCCGGCaaccagcagcagctggagcagaCGCTCAAGCAGTTCAACATCAAGCTGAAGAGCCCCGGAGCAGAGAAGCCCTCGTGGCTGGAGGAGCCGTGA
- the TIMM10B gene encoding mitochondrial import inner membrane translocase subunit Tim10 B: MPGGCICQPCQATLLAHIRGPRGSRPAGGRRLIQGCRGGGESWVGRQGPASPSPPLPAPAGVSPGEGRGGEEPPSLAGSPCAREVASARLRLPPRLPALSAPRRTCLAAPGGSGRRIRVGPRAHRKRRHAPRRRRRRGLGQTGSGSGSPERKRRRRRKMEQQQLRGLRDFLLAYNQMTELCFQRCVSNLNYRTLTGEEESCLDGCAGKLVRSNHRLMAAYVRLMPSLVQRRISDYEAAGQEAAQEAALLPPTEPATLPGPSVVSTS; the protein is encoded by the exons ATGCCCGGTGGGTGCATCTGCCAGCCGTGCCAGGCTACCCTCTTGGCGCACATCCGGGGGCCACGCGGATCGCGACCAGCGGGAGGCCGCCGGCTGATCCAGGGCTGCCGGGGAGGAGGAGAGTCCTGGGTGGGCCGGCAG GGCCcggccagccccagcccccccctCCCGGCTCCGGCGGGGGTGAGCCCgggcgaggggaggggaggagaggagcctccctccctcgccgGCTCGCCCTGCGCCCGGGAAGTGGCCTCGGCGCGGCTCCGGCTCCCGCCCCGCCTACCCGCCCTCTCTGCTCCGCGGCGCACCTGCCTGGCGGCTCCCGGAGGCTCCGGGCGTCGGATCCGCGTCGGGCCCCGGGCACACCGGAAACGACGTCACGCGCCCCGGCGCCGGAGGAGGAGGGGCCTCGGTCAGACCGGAAGTGGATCCGGAAGCCccgagaggaagaggaggaggaggaggaagatggagcAGCAGCAACTGCGCGGC CTGCGCGACTTCCTGCTGGCCTACAACCAGATGACGGAGCTCTGCTTCCAGCGGTGCGTCTCCAACTTGAACTACCGGACGCTGACCGGGGAGGAG GAGAGCTGCCTGGACGGCTGCGCGGGGAAGCTGGTGCGCTCCAACCACCGCCTGATGGCCGCCTACGTCCGCCTCATGCCCTCCCTCGTCCAGCGCCGGATCTCCGACTACGAGGCTGCCGGCCAGGAAGCGGCCCAGGAAGCGGCCCTCCTGCCGCCCACCGAGCCCGCCACCCTGCCGGGGCCCAGCGTGGTCAGCACCTCCTGA
- the ARFIP2 gene encoding arfaptin-2 isoform X2, which translates to MTDGLMSKAATMEIPIHGNGDSRRLAEDDGLEQDLQQVMVSGPNLNETSIVSGGYGGTAEGIIPTSAIKGSNLHQPHSSPALAGEEATRGIAVEKFDVVKKWGINTYKCTKQLLSERFGRGSRTVDLELETQIELLRDTKRKYESVLGLARALTHHFYSLVQTQHALADAFSDLSQKSPELQEEFGYNAETQKLLCKNGETLLGAVNFFVSSINTLVNKTMEDTLMTVKQYETARLEYDAYRTDLEELNLGPRDATTLCRLDAAQAHFQAHRAKYEKLRADVAVKLKFLEENKVKVMHKQLLLFHNAISAYFAGNQQQLEQTLKQFNIKLKSPGAEKPSWLEEP; encoded by the exons ATGACCGACGGGCTGATGAGCAAAGCAGCCACCATGGAGATCCCAATCCATGGCAACGGAGACTCCCGGCGTCTGGCTGAGGACGATGGTCTGGAGCAG GACCTCCAGCAGGTGATGGTGTCGGGGCCCAACCTGAATGAGACCAGCATTGTTTCCGGGGGCTACGGGGGCACCGCCGAAGGCATCATCCCCACCAGCGCCATCAAAG GTTCCAATTTGCACCAGCCGCACTCCAGCCCGGCCCTGGCAGGCGAGGAGGCCACACGGGGCATCGCGGTCGAGAAGTTTGATGTTGTCAAGAAGTGGGGCATCAACACCTACAAG tGCACCAAGCAGCTGCTCTCGGAGCGCTTTGGGAGGGGCTCGCGGACCGTCGACCTGGAGCTGGAGACCCAGATTGAGCTCCTGCGGGACACCAAGCGCAAGTACGAGAGCGTCCTGGGCCTGGCCAGAGCCCTCACCCACCACTTCTACAGCCTGGTGCAGACGCAGCACGCCCTGGCCGATGCCTTCTCCGACCTCAGCCAGAAGTCCCCCGAGCTGCAG gaGGAGTTTGGCTACAACGCAGAGACCCAGAAGCTGCTGTGCAAGAATGGGGAGACCCTCCTGGGGGCTGTCAACTTCTTCGTCTCCAGCATCAACACGCTGGTCAACAAAACCATGGAAGACACTCTCATGACCGTCAAGCAGTATGAGACGGCCAG gCTGGAGTACGATGCCTACCGCACGGACCTGGAGGAGCTGAACTTGGGCCCTCGGGATGCCACCACCCTCTGCCGCCTGGATGCTGCCCAGGCCCACTTCCAGGCCCACCGCGCCAAGTACGAGAAGCTGCGGGCAGATGTGGCCGTCAAGCTGAAGTTCTTGGAGGAGAacaag GTGAAGGTGATGCACAAGCAGCTCCTGCTCTTCCACAACGCCATCTCGGCCTACTTTGCCGGCaaccagcagcagctggagcagaCGCTCAAGCAGTTCAACATCAAGCTGAAGAGCCCCGGAGCAGAGAAGCCCTCGTGGCTGGAGGAGCCGTGA